A genome region from Platichthys flesus chromosome 12, fPlaFle2.1, whole genome shotgun sequence includes the following:
- the adob gene encoding 2-aminoethanethiol (cysteamine) dioxygenase b, whose amino-acid sequence MMPGDSDMSSIVQRIARQALATFRNQPQVGGADAGKCFLENLGELKSLMTEVRAADLKLAPRRAEDSPSGVAPALPYPHGAPPVTYMHICETDHFSMGVFLLKSGASIPLHDHPEMHGVLKVLYGKVRIRCFDRLERPSSGSTAAPLPAQVGSLRRSVLRSTGEFTEECGPCVLSPDRDNLHQIDAVDGPTAFMDILAPPYDPDDGRDCHYYRVLEADPAEQKEKELWLMEISQPPDFWCGGEPYPGPEVSL is encoded by the coding sequence ATGATGCCAGGTGACAGCGACATGAGCTCCATCGTCCAGAGAATCGCCCGCCAGGCTCTCGCCACGTTCCGCAACCAGCCCCAGGTCGGAGGGGCCGACGCCGGGAAGTGTTTTCTGGAGAACCTCGGTGAGCTCAAAAGTCTGATGACGGAAGTGCGAGCGGCGGACCTGAAGCTCGCCCCGCGGAGAGCCGAGGACAGCCCGTCCGGTGTGGCCCCGGCGCTCCCCTACCCCCACGGAGCGCcgccggtcacctacatgcacatctgcgagactgACCACTTCAgtatgggggtgttcctgctgaagaGCGGAGCCTCCAtcccgctgcacgaccacccggagaTGCACGGTGTCCTCAAGGTCCTGTACGGGAAGGTCAGGATCCGCTGCTTCGACCGGCTGGAGCGGCCGAGCAGCGGCTCCACTGCGGCGCCCCTGCCGGCCCAGGTGGGCTCTCTGCGGCGCTCCGTGCTCCGCTCCACCGGGGAGTTCACGGAGGAGTGCGGGCCCTGCGTCCTCTCCCCTGACCGGGACAACCTCCACCAGATCGACGCTGTGGACGGCCCCACGGCGTTCATGGACATCCTGGCCCCGCCGTACGACCCGGACGACGGCCGGGACTGTCACTACTACCGGGTCCTGGAGGCGGATCCCGCGgagcagaaggagaaggagctcTGGCTCATGGAGATCTCACAGCCGCCGGACTTCTGGTGCGGAGGAGAACCGTACCCGGGCCCGGAGGTCTCCCTCTGA